In Microbacterium cremeum, a genomic segment contains:
- a CDS encoding VOC family protein, whose product MGAVTLLVGDLDAMTAFYRDVVTLEVLAADGDQVVLGRAGRAIVTLRHDPALRHAAPGSAGLFHTAILFESQEALAAALYSVASRAPHTFTGSADHLVSQAFYFTDPEGNGIELYWDRARTEWSWVHGQIEMATLYLDPNAYLREHLTERAASGATTRDAASVGHVHLSVGDVATARAFYVDALGFDETAALGDQAVFVSAGGYHHHMAMNTWNSRGAGPRMPALGLGRVDLELPGADALGELSERLRHHGFEVRDDGRTVSFDDPWRNVLHATVPGRA is encoded by the coding sequence ATGGGGGCCGTGACCCTCCTCGTCGGCGACCTCGATGCCATGACCGCGTTCTACCGCGACGTCGTCACCCTCGAGGTGCTCGCCGCGGACGGCGACCAGGTCGTCCTCGGGCGGGCCGGACGCGCGATCGTGACACTGCGGCACGACCCCGCCCTGCGTCACGCGGCGCCGGGATCGGCGGGCCTGTTCCACACCGCGATCCTGTTCGAGTCGCAGGAGGCGCTCGCCGCCGCGCTCTACAGCGTCGCGTCCCGCGCGCCCCACACGTTCACGGGGTCGGCCGACCATCTCGTGAGCCAGGCGTTCTACTTCACCGATCCCGAGGGCAACGGCATCGAGCTGTACTGGGACCGCGCCCGCACCGAGTGGTCGTGGGTGCACGGGCAGATCGAGATGGCCACCCTGTACCTCGACCCGAACGCGTACCTGCGCGAGCACCTGACCGAGCGGGCCGCGAGCGGTGCGACGACGCGGGACGCGGCATCCGTCGGTCACGTGCATCTGTCGGTCGGCGATGTCGCCACCGCACGGGCGTTCTACGTCGACGCGCTCGGGTTCGACGAGACGGCCGCGCTCGGCGACCAGGCCGTGTTCGTGAGCGCCGGCGGCTACCACCACCACATGGCGATGAACACGTGGAACTCGCGGGGCGCGGGGCCCCGCATGCCCGCACTCGGACTCGGCCGCGTCGACCTCGAGCTGCCCGGCGCCGACGCGCTGGGCGAACTCTCCGAGCGGCTGCGCCACCACGGGTTCGAGGTGCGCGACGACGGCCGCACCGTCTCGTTCGACGATCCGTGGCGCAACGTGCTGCACGCGACCGTGCCCGGTCGGGCCTGA
- a CDS encoding carbohydrate ABC transporter permease, whose protein sequence is MSTTPPIAMVEQPIATAGLGRGRGRGNKTTKIRGFRAGFWVYAGLGVVVLSAVFPYYWSFLIGSGDASTISDPDMSWIPGGNFLRNAASVVNDPAVNFWPALWNSIYSSTLIAASVVATSTLAGWAFAKLRFRGSKGLLVFVVATMAVPTQLGVVPLYILFADLGWTGNVGAIIIPALTSAFGVFWMTQYLQQTVPDELIEAARVDGATMMRTFWTIAVPAARPAAAMLFLFTFVGAWNNFFWPFIVLDRRDPTLPVALSLLQSNYFVDYSVVLAGVLLATVPLLLLFAVAGRQLVSGIMAGAVKG, encoded by the coding sequence ATGAGCACCACGCCTCCGATCGCGATGGTCGAGCAGCCCATCGCCACCGCCGGGCTCGGACGCGGACGCGGCCGCGGGAACAAGACCACCAAGATCCGCGGCTTCCGGGCCGGGTTCTGGGTGTACGCGGGCCTGGGCGTCGTCGTGCTGTCGGCCGTCTTCCCCTACTACTGGTCGTTCCTGATCGGGTCGGGCGATGCCTCGACCATCAGCGATCCCGACATGTCGTGGATCCCCGGCGGCAACTTCCTCCGCAACGCCGCCTCGGTCGTGAACGACCCCGCGGTCAACTTCTGGCCCGCGCTGTGGAACTCGATCTACAGCTCGACGCTGATCGCGGCATCCGTCGTGGCCACCTCCACGCTCGCAGGCTGGGCCTTCGCGAAGCTCCGCTTCCGCGGGAGCAAGGGGCTGCTCGTCTTCGTCGTCGCCACGATGGCGGTGCCGACGCAACTGGGTGTCGTGCCGCTGTACATCCTCTTCGCCGACCTCGGCTGGACGGGCAACGTCGGCGCGATCATCATCCCGGCGCTCACGAGCGCGTTCGGCGTGTTCTGGATGACGCAGTACCTGCAGCAGACGGTGCCCGACGAGCTGATCGAGGCCGCCCGGGTGGACGGCGCGACGATGATGCGCACGTTCTGGACCATCGCGGTCCCCGCTGCGCGCCCGGCGGCGGCGATGCTGTTCCTGTTCACCTTCGTCGGCGCCTGGAACAACTTCTTCTGGCCGTTCATCGTGCTCGACCGCCGCGACCCGACGCTGCCCGTCGCACTGTCGCTGCTGCAGTCGAACTACTTCGTGGACTACTCGGTGGTGCTCGCCGGGGTGCTCCTGGCGACGGTTCCGCTGCTGCTGCTGTTCGCCGTCGCCGGCCGTCAGCTCGTCAGCGGCATCATGGCCGGCGCCGTCAAGGGTTGA
- a CDS encoding ABC transporter substrate-binding protein, producing the protein MNARAFRRSAVAVAAFSASAIVLAGCAGSSGDTGDGGNADEEITLTVATFNDFGYTEELLQEYMDENPNITIEHTRAAESGDARSNYFAKLGKGGLADIEAVEIDWFAEAMQYSDLLAEAPDSVKGRWLDWKEAAATDGDGRLVGFGTDIGPQGICYRGELFAAAGLPSDRDGVADLFDGDWENFLDVADQYKAATGKPMIDSANSVLQGIVNQIEYTYTEPDGAVIATENPEIQAAYELVTERAVPNAAYAGQWSDDWFASMANGEFAAMLCPGWMLGIIEGNAPDTTDWDIADVFPNGGGNWGGSYLTVPADGDNVEAALALADWLTAPEQQMKAFAAAGTFPSQIEALESTELAEATNAYFQDAPVGEILSTRAEAVTVAPYKDASYFKYHDALQNAVTRVFDGVEDEQTSWNTWVAEVQAF; encoded by the coding sequence GTGAACGCACGCGCCTTCCGCAGAAGCGCTGTGGCCGTCGCCGCCTTCTCGGCCTCGGCCATCGTCCTCGCCGGCTGCGCCGGCAGCAGCGGCGACACCGGTGACGGCGGCAACGCCGACGAGGAGATCACGCTGACGGTCGCCACCTTCAACGACTTCGGATACACCGAGGAACTCCTCCAGGAGTACATGGACGAGAACCCGAACATCACGATCGAGCACACCCGTGCCGCCGAGTCCGGCGACGCCCGCTCGAACTACTTCGCCAAGCTCGGCAAGGGCGGCCTCGCCGACATCGAAGCCGTCGAGATCGACTGGTTCGCCGAAGCCATGCAGTACTCCGACCTGCTCGCCGAGGCACCCGACTCGGTGAAGGGCCGCTGGCTCGACTGGAAGGAAGCCGCCGCGACCGACGGCGACGGCCGCCTCGTGGGCTTCGGCACCGACATCGGACCGCAGGGCATCTGCTACCGCGGCGAGCTGTTCGCCGCAGCGGGCCTGCCCAGCGACCGCGACGGCGTGGCCGACCTGTTCGACGGCGACTGGGAGAACTTCCTCGACGTCGCCGACCAGTACAAGGCGGCGACCGGCAAGCCGATGATCGACTCGGCCAACTCGGTGCTCCAGGGCATCGTGAACCAGATCGAGTACACCTACACCGAGCCCGACGGCGCGGTCATCGCCACCGAGAACCCCGAGATCCAGGCGGCGTACGAGCTCGTCACCGAGCGCGCCGTGCCCAACGCGGCCTACGCCGGTCAGTGGTCGGACGACTGGTTCGCGTCGATGGCCAACGGCGAGTTCGCCGCCATGCTGTGCCCGGGCTGGATGCTCGGCATCATCGAGGGCAACGCACCCGACACCACCGACTGGGACATCGCCGACGTGTTCCCGAACGGCGGCGGCAACTGGGGCGGCTCGTACCTGACCGTTCCGGCTGATGGCGACAACGTCGAGGCGGCGCTCGCGCTGGCCGACTGGCTCACCGCTCCCGAGCAGCAGATGAAGGCGTTCGCGGCCGCGGGAACCTTCCCGAGCCAGATCGAGGCCCTCGAGAGCACGGAGCTCGCCGAGGCGACCAACGCGTACTTCCAGGACGCACCGGTGGGCGAGATCCTCTCGACCCGCGCCGAGGCGGTCACGGTCGCGCCCTACAAGGACGCGAGCTACTTCAAGTACCACGACGCGCTCCAGAACGCGGTCACGCGAGTCTTCGACGGCGTCGAAGACGAGCAGACCTCGTGGAACACCTGGGTCGCCGAGGTGCAGGCTTTCTGA
- a CDS encoding LacI family DNA-binding transcriptional regulator, protein MSTDAMRHAVTIEEVAAAAGVSRSTVSRVVNGSTAVSPEALEAVKRAISELNYVPNRAARSLASQKTHAVALIVPEDTTRFFGDPFFAAIVSGINSRLSRSDYVLNLFIASDDPGDKTTSYVRSGAVDGAIVVSHHTSDTFIERIASVVPVVYGGRPVRERERDYYVDVDNVRGAYDATVYLIESGRRRIATIAGPLDMPAGIDRLQGYRDALAAFQLDEYAIEDGNFTADGGADAMRRILAAGPPPDAVFVASDLMARGVLTVLAAEGLRVPDDVALMGFDDSPVATSVVPQLTTVRQPSFQQGERMATVLIDLLAGRHPRHVTILETELVIRDSV, encoded by the coding sequence ATGAGCACCGATGCGATGCGTCATGCCGTGACGATCGAGGAGGTCGCCGCGGCCGCGGGGGTCTCGCGTTCGACGGTCTCGCGCGTCGTCAACGGCTCCACAGCGGTGAGCCCCGAGGCGCTCGAGGCGGTCAAGCGCGCGATCTCCGAGCTCAACTACGTCCCCAACCGCGCGGCCCGGTCGCTGGCCAGCCAGAAGACGCACGCGGTCGCGCTGATCGTGCCCGAGGACACCACACGGTTCTTCGGCGATCCGTTCTTCGCGGCGATCGTGTCGGGCATCAACTCGCGGCTCAGCCGCTCGGACTACGTGCTCAACCTGTTCATCGCGAGCGACGACCCGGGTGACAAGACCACGAGCTACGTGCGCAGCGGCGCCGTCGACGGGGCGATCGTGGTCTCGCACCACACCAGCGACACGTTCATCGAGCGCATCGCGAGCGTCGTGCCGGTCGTGTACGGCGGCCGCCCGGTGCGCGAGCGCGAGCGCGACTACTACGTCGATGTCGACAACGTCCGGGGCGCGTACGACGCCACCGTGTACCTCATCGAGAGCGGCCGCCGCCGCATCGCGACCATCGCGGGTCCGCTCGACATGCCCGCCGGCATCGACCGGCTGCAGGGATACCGCGACGCCCTCGCGGCGTTCCAGCTCGACGAGTACGCGATCGAGGACGGCAACTTCACCGCCGACGGCGGCGCCGACGCGATGCGGCGCATCCTCGCCGCCGGTCCGCCGCCCGACGCCGTCTTCGTGGCGAGCGACCTCATGGCGCGCGGGGTGCTGACCGTCCTCGCGGCGGAGGGCCTGCGGGTGCCCGACGATGTCGCACTGATGGGCTTCGACGACTCGCCGGTCGCGACATCCGTCGTCCCGCAGCTGACCACGGTGCGTCAGCCGTCGTTCCAGCAGGGCGAGCGCATGGCCACGGTGCTGATCGACCTGCTCGCGGGGCGGCATCCGCGTCACGTCACGATCCTCGAGACCGAGCTCGTGATCCGCGACTCCGTCTGA
- a CDS encoding carbohydrate ABC transporter permease, which yields MTATQVRPDAPEAPPKLTQKRVRVLSFSQQASRWDLKVSPYLYISPFFIMFAIVGLFPIAYTAVISFMQWDLVRNSGEFIGFDQYIWILQNPQFWTALRNTFSIFLLSSVPQIALAIFIAAMLDKNIRAKTFWRTSVLLPYVMAPVAVALIFSNMFGDNHGLVNNILTDLGLPAIPWHKDPFWSHVAIATMVNFRWTGYNALILLAAMQAVPRDYYEAATVDGAGAFRQFWSITLPSLRPTLIFVIITSTIGGLQIFDEPSQFDNTGQGGAAGQWLTVTLFLYNIGWREWNFGRAAALAWILFLLILVIGLINLMITRRLVRDESSRGAAGVLRRMNRKEDAR from the coding sequence GTGACTGCCACCCAAGTGCGCCCTGATGCGCCTGAGGCGCCGCCGAAGCTGACCCAGAAGCGCGTGCGCGTGCTGTCCTTCAGCCAGCAGGCGAGCCGCTGGGACCTCAAGGTCTCGCCGTATCTCTACATCTCGCCGTTCTTCATCATGTTCGCGATCGTGGGACTCTTCCCCATCGCGTACACCGCGGTCATCTCGTTCATGCAGTGGGACCTCGTCCGCAACTCGGGCGAGTTCATCGGATTCGACCAGTACATCTGGATCCTGCAGAACCCGCAGTTCTGGACGGCGCTGCGCAACACCTTCAGCATCTTCCTGCTCTCCAGCGTCCCTCAGATCGCGCTCGCGATCTTCATCGCCGCGATGCTCGACAAGAACATCCGCGCCAAGACGTTCTGGCGCACCAGCGTCCTGCTGCCGTACGTGATGGCGCCGGTCGCCGTCGCCCTGATCTTCAGCAACATGTTCGGCGACAACCACGGCCTGGTGAACAACATCCTCACCGACCTCGGCCTGCCCGCGATCCCGTGGCACAAGGACCCGTTCTGGAGCCACGTCGCGATCGCCACGATGGTGAACTTCCGCTGGACCGGCTACAACGCGCTGATCCTCCTGGCCGCGATGCAGGCCGTGCCACGCGACTACTACGAGGCGGCGACCGTCGACGGCGCCGGCGCGTTCCGCCAGTTCTGGAGCATCACGCTCCCGTCGCTGCGTCCGACGCTCATCTTCGTCATCATCACCTCGACGATCGGCGGACTGCAGATCTTCGACGAGCCGAGCCAGTTCGACAACACCGGCCAGGGCGGCGCCGCCGGCCAGTGGCTCACCGTCACCCTCTTCCTCTACAACATCGGCTGGCGCGAGTGGAACTTCGGCCGAGCCGCGGCGCTGGCGTGGATCCTGTTCCTTCTCATCCTCGTCATCGGCCTCATCAATCTCATGATCACGCGACGCCTCGTCCGGGATGAGAGCAGCCGCGGCGCTGCCGGGGTCCTGCGTCGCATGAACCGCAAGGAGGACGCCCGATGA
- a CDS encoding glycoside hydrolase family 1 protein: protein MTTATSRPFPSNFLFGAATAAFQIEGAAHEDGRRDSIWDAFCRVPGAVINGDNGDVACDHYHRYRDDVALMKDMGLQTYRFSTSWSRVRPDGGAVNEQGVDFYKRLVDELLDAGILPWLTLYHWDLPQALQEKGGWAHRDTAEKFTEYALDMHDALGDRVNVWTTLNEPWCSSFLSYTAGLHAPGHYSVAEGVLAAHHLMLGHGQAVRELRARDESLTLGITLNLTVADPVDASDPADLDAARRIDGQFNRWFLDPIFRGAYPADIVEDFRKVDAEAVAAWESAVRPGDLEAISTRLDTLGVNYYHGEYVGGHAPADPPKPGDAPTDRPGRSPFPSHEGIFWHERGLDRTPMNWEVQPEGLTRLLERVWHEYAEPAGSVLYVTENGAAYDDVRVVEDGEVRVHDDERADFLRAHLAATLDAAEAGVDVRGYFYWSLLDNFEWAWGYEKRFGIVRVDYDTQERSLKDSARDYRRIIAARALTGTRAPVDA, encoded by the coding sequence ATGACGACCGCGACTTCGCGTCCGTTCCCGTCGAACTTCCTGTTCGGTGCGGCGACCGCCGCCTTCCAGATCGAAGGTGCCGCCCACGAGGACGGCCGCCGCGACTCGATCTGGGACGCGTTCTGCCGCGTGCCCGGCGCCGTGATCAACGGCGACAACGGCGACGTCGCGTGCGACCACTACCACCGGTACCGCGACGACGTCGCGCTCATGAAGGACATGGGCCTGCAGACGTACCGCTTCTCGACGTCCTGGTCGCGCGTCCGGCCCGACGGCGGCGCGGTCAACGAGCAGGGCGTCGACTTCTACAAGCGGCTGGTCGACGAACTGCTCGATGCCGGCATCCTGCCCTGGCTCACGCTCTACCACTGGGACCTGCCGCAGGCGCTCCAGGAGAAGGGCGGCTGGGCCCACCGCGACACCGCCGAGAAGTTCACCGAGTACGCGCTCGACATGCACGATGCGCTCGGCGACCGCGTGAACGTCTGGACGACGCTCAACGAGCCGTGGTGCTCGTCGTTCCTCAGCTACACCGCGGGCCTTCACGCGCCGGGCCACTACAGCGTGGCCGAGGGTGTGCTGGCGGCGCACCACCTGATGCTCGGTCACGGTCAGGCCGTGCGCGAGCTGCGCGCACGCGACGAGTCGCTGACCCTCGGCATCACGCTGAACCTCACGGTGGCCGACCCGGTCGACGCATCGGACCCGGCCGACCTCGACGCCGCACGCCGCATCGACGGTCAGTTCAACCGCTGGTTCCTCGATCCGATCTTCCGGGGCGCCTACCCGGCCGACATCGTCGAGGACTTCCGGAAGGTGGATGCCGAGGCCGTCGCCGCGTGGGAGTCCGCGGTCCGGCCGGGCGACCTCGAGGCCATCTCGACGCGCCTCGACACGCTCGGGGTGAACTACTACCACGGCGAGTACGTCGGAGGGCACGCGCCGGCGGATCCGCCGAAGCCGGGCGATGCGCCGACCGACCGGCCGGGACGCTCGCCGTTCCCGTCGCACGAGGGCATCTTCTGGCACGAGCGGGGTCTCGACCGCACCCCCATGAACTGGGAGGTGCAGCCCGAGGGGCTGACGCGCCTGCTCGAGCGCGTGTGGCACGAGTACGCCGAGCCGGCCGGGTCGGTGCTGTACGTCACCGAGAACGGTGCCGCCTACGACGACGTCCGCGTCGTCGAGGACGGCGAGGTGCGCGTGCACGACGACGAGCGCGCCGACTTCCTGCGCGCGCACCTGGCGGCGACGCTCGACGCGGCCGAGGCCGGCGTCGACGTGCGCGGCTACTTCTACTGGTCGCTGCTCGACAACTTCGAGTGGGCGTGGGGGTACGAGAAGCGGTTCGGTATCGTGCGAGTCGACTACGACACGCAGGAGCGGTCCCTCAAGGACAGCGCCCGCGACTACCGTCGGATCATCGCCGCCCGCGCGCTCACCGGCACCCGAGCGCCGGTCGACGCATAG